One stretch of Paenibacillus sp. FSL R5-0341 DNA includes these proteins:
- the leuS gene encoding leucine--tRNA ligase produces the protein MSENNQPKHGYQPQVMEKSWQQYWDANKTFKTGEDPVKPKFYALDMFPYPSGSGLHVGHPEGYTATDIISRYKRMRGYNVLHPMGWDAFGLPAEQHALDTGEHPRHITFRNIDNFRRQIKSLGFSYDWDREISTTDPEYYKWTQWIFIQLYNKGLAYVDEVAVNWCEALGTVLANEEVIDGKSERGGHPVVRKPMRQWVLKITEYAERLLEDLEELDWSESIKDMQRNWIGKSTGAEVVFAIEGREEVIKVFTTRADTLFGASFTVLAPEHELVEAITTDDQREAIQAYQEQASRKSDLERTDLAKDKTGVFTGAYAINPVNGAKLPIWIADYVLAGYGTGAVMAVPGHDARDWEFAKQFGLDIFEVIQGGDVTQEAYSGDGAHVNSDFLNGLNNEEAVAKMIAWLEENGKGQGKVTYRLRDWLFSRQRYWGEPIPILHLEDGTMKTVPEDQLPLLLPDIDQIKPSGTGESPLANVTDWVNTVDPETGMKARRETNTMPQWAGSCWYYLRFIDPHNDKELISKEKQQQWLPVDLYIGGAEHAVLHLLYARFWHKVLYDLGVVDTKEPFHKLVNQGMILGTNNEKMSKSRGNVINPDEIVNEFGADTLRLYEMFMGPLEATKPWNANGVEGMHRFLSRVWRLFINEDTGAINDKITVDGGTDEFKRTAHKTIKKVTEDLEHLRFNTSISQLMIFINDAYKADTLPREAMENFVQLLSPLAPHMAEELWSRLGHEGGISYVAWPEYDESMTVDAEVEIVVQVNGKIVTRATIAKDLDAQGMQDFTMELAPVKQALEGKTIRKVIAVPGKLVNIVAG, from the coding sequence ATGAGTGAGAATAACCAGCCGAAACACGGCTATCAGCCACAAGTCATGGAAAAAAGTTGGCAGCAATACTGGGATGCAAACAAAACGTTTAAAACGGGTGAGGACCCAGTTAAGCCAAAATTTTATGCACTGGATATGTTCCCTTACCCATCCGGTTCAGGTCTGCACGTAGGCCACCCGGAAGGATATACGGCAACGGATATAATTTCTCGTTATAAACGTATGCGCGGTTACAATGTATTGCACCCAATGGGTTGGGACGCTTTTGGTCTGCCTGCTGAGCAGCATGCACTGGATACAGGTGAACATCCACGGCATATTACATTCCGCAATATTGACAATTTCCGTCGCCAGATCAAATCTCTCGGGTTCTCTTATGACTGGGATCGTGAGATCAGCACAACGGACCCTGAATACTATAAATGGACGCAATGGATATTTATCCAGCTGTACAATAAAGGCTTGGCTTATGTGGATGAAGTCGCAGTTAACTGGTGTGAAGCCCTTGGAACGGTACTGGCTAATGAAGAGGTTATTGATGGCAAAAGTGAACGCGGTGGACATCCGGTTGTACGTAAACCGATGCGCCAGTGGGTCCTGAAAATTACCGAGTATGCAGAGCGCCTGTTGGAAGACCTGGAAGAGCTGGATTGGTCTGAAAGCATCAAGGATATGCAGCGTAACTGGATTGGTAAATCCACAGGGGCAGAAGTTGTTTTTGCCATTGAGGGTCGCGAGGAAGTCATCAAGGTGTTCACTACCCGTGCGGACACATTGTTCGGTGCGAGCTTTACAGTACTTGCTCCGGAACATGAGTTGGTAGAAGCGATTACAACCGATGACCAACGTGAAGCGATTCAGGCCTATCAGGAGCAGGCTTCTCGTAAGAGTGATCTGGAACGTACAGATTTGGCCAAAGACAAAACAGGTGTATTCACCGGCGCTTATGCAATCAATCCCGTTAATGGCGCGAAACTGCCGATCTGGATTGCTGATTACGTTCTTGCAGGTTACGGTACAGGTGCGGTTATGGCTGTTCCGGGTCATGATGCACGTGACTGGGAATTTGCGAAGCAGTTCGGTCTGGATATCTTTGAGGTTATTCAAGGTGGAGACGTTACACAAGAGGCATATTCTGGTGATGGCGCGCATGTGAATTCCGATTTCCTGAACGGACTGAACAATGAAGAAGCGGTTGCCAAGATGATTGCTTGGTTGGAAGAGAACGGCAAAGGACAAGGGAAAGTGACCTATCGTCTGCGCGATTGGCTGTTCAGCCGTCAGCGTTACTGGGGTGAACCAATCCCGATTCTGCATCTGGAAGACGGAACGATGAAAACAGTACCGGAGGATCAACTTCCACTGCTGTTGCCTGATATCGACCAGATCAAACCTTCGGGTACTGGAGAATCACCACTGGCGAATGTTACGGATTGGGTAAATACAGTAGATCCGGAAACGGGAATGAAGGCACGTCGTGAGACCAACACCATGCCACAATGGGCGGGTAGCTGCTGGTATTACCTGCGCTTTATCGATCCGCACAATGACAAGGAACTGATCTCCAAGGAGAAACAGCAGCAATGGCTGCCAGTTGATCTGTATATTGGTGGAGCAGAGCACGCAGTACTTCACTTGCTATACGCTCGTTTCTGGCATAAAGTGCTGTATGATCTGGGTGTTGTCGATACCAAAGAGCCTTTCCATAAACTTGTTAACCAAGGTATGATCCTGGGCACAAATAATGAGAAAATGAGTAAATCCCGTGGTAATGTTATCAATCCCGATGAAATTGTCAATGAATTCGGTGCAGATACATTGCGTCTGTACGAGATGTTCATGGGACCATTGGAAGCGACAAAACCGTGGAATGCAAACGGGGTTGAAGGCATGCACCGCTTCCTGTCACGTGTATGGCGTCTCTTCATTAACGAAGACACAGGAGCCATCAATGACAAGATTACGGTGGACGGTGGAACGGATGAGTTCAAACGGACTGCCCACAAAACGATCAAAAAAGTTACGGAAGATCTGGAACACCTGCGCTTCAACACATCTATCAGCCAGCTGATGATTTTCATCAACGATGCATACAAAGCCGATACACTGCCTCGTGAAGCGATGGAGAACTTTGTGCAGTTGTTGTCACCACTGGCACCGCATATGGCAGAGGAACTGTGGAGCCGTTTGGGTCATGAAGGTGGCATCTCTTACGTGGCTTGGCCTGAATATGATGAGTCCATGACAGTGGATGCGGAAGTAGAAATCGTTGTTCAGGTAAACGGTAAAATCGTAACCCGTGCTACGATCGCGAAGGATCTGGATGCACAGGGTATGCAGGACTTTACGATGGAGCTGGCACCTGTTAAGCAGGCGCTGGAAGGCAAGACCATTCGCAAGGTCATTGCCGTTCCAGGCAAACTCGTTAATATTGTTGCCGGTTAA